GCGTTCCATCAACCACGCATAAGCTTCTTCGACAGAAGCGATCCAATCCTGATAGGTGCTCGTCTCCATGTCTTCGTAATGTGTGCCATGCCCTTTCAGGCGTGGGGCGTAGATACTATAGCCTTGTTGTGAAAAAGCCTCCGCCAGCGGACGCATGCTTTGTGTTGTTCCGGTAAAACCGTGCGAGATGAGAATGCCGGTGTTGCCGCCTTCAAATATGAACGGTTCAGCTCCAGGGAGTATGTCAAACTCATGTGCCATTCAAAAACCTCCTTTTAGGTATCCTTAACTATTCGTTGCCATATGGAAAAATCCTGCCCCTCGATTGCCTGAAAAGCAATGCTATAATAATGGGAATGTACCGAACTGGAGGGGATTTTGTGCGCAATGTACAGAACTATAGACAATTGATTGAGCAATTTGAGAATGGCCCTTATTTCCAGTTGCTTGGATTTCAAATTGATTGGGTAGAGTACGGCAAAGCGTCGCTGCGCTTAGAGAAAATAACCGCAAACGATAATATGCAAAACATGCTGCACGGCGGTGCAATAATGTCCGGCTTGGACATTGTCATGGGACTCGCTTCCCGGTCGCTTGGCAGTGACGCAGTTTCAACGATTCAAATGGAAGTGCGCTTTATCAAAAGCTTAGCTGAGGGAACCGCCATTTTCCAAGCGGAACTGCTGCATCAGACAAACAGCACGGCGATCCTGGCAGGACGGGTTGTGAGCGATCGGGATGAATTATTGGCTCATAGTACCGGCACATTCAAGTTATAACTGTCTAACTCCTTTTCGCAGATAGTGGAAGGGAGTTTTCATTGGGGGTAATTGGAAACCGTTTTCTTGACCCGATAGCTGGCGCTTGTTATAATTACTTTTAATTAAAGATATTTTAATTCAAAGTAAAGAGGTGGAATATATGGAGTTCTCCAACCAGAATTTAAAAGCTGTAACTGTGTTAATTCGCGCCGCGGATGCTATCCACGATGCCATCAAATGCGACGTGGCTGGATACGGTTTGAATGCGACGGAATTCTCGGTACTCGAACTGCTCTATCACCAAGGACGCCAGCCGATACAGGCAATCGGCAAAAGAGTGCTGATTGCGAGCAGCAGCATCACCTATGTAGTCGATAAATTGGAGCAAAAAGGCTATGTCGAACGGGAAGCGTGCAAGGAAGATCGGCGCGTGACCTATGCATTGTTGACAGGCGGCGGGCAAGAATTGATGAAGCGAATCTTCCCGGAACATGAACGGCAGATGGATACATTATTTGCGGGGCTTGAGACGGAAGAGGTAACGGCATTGATTGAGAAGTTGAAGAAAGTCGGTTATGAAGCACAAGAAAGCAATGAAGAGAAAATGGGAAATGATAAGGAGCGGTATGCATGAACGAATTGAAAGGGATTCACCACGTTACAGCGATTACGAGCAGCGCAGAAAAGAACTATGAATTTTTCACTTATGTATTAGGCATGAGACTGGTTAAGAAAACTGTAAACCAGGATGATATCCAAACGTATCACTTGTTTTTCGCTGATGATAAAGGCTCAGCTGGGACGGATATGACCTTCTTTGATTTTCCGGGCATTCCGAAAGGCACTCACGGCACGAACGAAATTTACAAAACGGCTTTTCGTGTGCCGACAGACGAAGCGCTCAGTTATTGGGAAAAGCGTTTTGACAAATACGAAGTGCAGCACAGTGCAATCACCGAGCAATTTGGCATCCAAACTTTGTCATTCGCCGACTTTGATGACCAACAGTATATGCTCGTATCAGACGAACATAATACAGGGATAGAGTCTGGCACACCGTGGCAAGATGGCCCGGTCCCGCTCGAATTTGCCATCACTGGCCTCGGCCCAATTCATATTCGCATTGAGCGCTTCGATTATTTGAAAGAGGTATTGGAGAAAGCGATGCATATGCGTGAAATCGCTGAAGAAGGGCCGCTACATTTGTTCGAAATGGGTGAAGGCGGCAACGGAGCGCAAGTGATTGTCGAACATAACGCCGATTTACCAGCCGGCCAACAAGGCTTCGGTACGGTCCACCATGCTGCCTTCCGCGTAGCGGACCGAAAAGCATTGGATGAATGGATCAGCCATATGCAGAAAATTGGATTCTCAACGTCCGGCTATGTCGACCGTTTCTTCTTTGAATCATTGTATGCACGAGTCGCTCCTGGATTATTGTTTGAATGGGCAACGGATGGCCCCGGCTTTATGGGTGATGAGCCATACGAAACACTGGGCGAGAAACTGTCGCTGCCGCCATTTTTGGAGCCGAAACGAGAACAGATTGAATCCAGCGTGCGCCCGATCGATACTGTGCGCAGTATAAAAGCCATCGAAAAAGAATACCTATAAGAAATATTCGGCGCTGCTCATACGGGGCAGTGCTTTTTTATGTGAAAAAAGGGCGAGTGGCCAAAAATCTGAAATAATGGGACAATTTTGGGAACTTATCCCACTTCTCTTCGTATGTATAAATAACACGCGAAAAGGGGAGAAGAACGATGCCGAAATGCCAAAATTGCGGAACGACATGGACTTGGGTGCAGTGTGTTTGCCGACTGGTCACACTCGGGGATAGCTTGACTTGCCCATCTTGCAGGCAAGATCAATTCTTAACGGTAAAAGCACGTAAAAAGACAAGTTTGTTTGTCTTTATTGCGCCTCTTCTCATGTTCATTTCCGTCGCTTTTGGCATTGAGCCGTTCGCTTCCCTTGCCTTATTCCTCGCAACTTTCCTAGTGGTTCTGGGCATCTTTCCGTTTTTGATCGAATTGACAGACGAACGCGGGCCGATGTGGTGAATAGTCCTTTGTCTAGTGTTTCACTGGGAAATGAACCAAAGCCCCTCAGATAGGGATTCTTTTCTGGACAGCACATGATGCTTGCGCTAAACTTACAGATAATCATCTATAGCGTTCTTCGGGGTCGGGTGAAATTCCCAATCGACGGTAACGGAGCAATCCGAAGCCCGTGAGCCTTTCGGGGCAGGATTTGGTGCAAGTCCAAAGCCGACAGTTAAAGTCTGGATGGGAGAAGAACCGTCAAACAGCCTACTAGCAATCGCTTAGGTTTCTTTGATATGCACTTTCAAGGCCCCCTTTCTTTTATGAAAGGGGCCTTTTTTGCATACTGTGGATGATCAACTGAATAGTATTCCTTCGGGGTCGGGTGAAATTCCCAATCGACGGTAACGGAGCAATCCGAAGCCCGTGAGCCTTTCGGGGCAGGATTTGGTGCAAGTCCAAAGCCGACAGTTAAAGTCTGGATGGGAGAAGGAAGAACACGGAAATTATAGAGCAATCTATAGTTCTATTTCCTATTGTCTTCTAACCCATTGGTTTATCAATGGGTTTTTATTATGTTGTGAAAGGCGTGATCAAGTGGATGATCAGCAAATCATGAAGCAAGCTTTGGATTTGGCGCAATCAGCCGCCGGACAGACTTCGCCTAATCCGCTTGTCGGGTCGGTCATTGTCAAAGAGGGCCGGATTATCGGCATGGGCGCGCATCTGAAAGCGGGGCAGCCCCATGCAGAAATCCATGCGCTGAATATGGCAGGCGGTGAAGCGCAAGGCGCAGATTTGTATGTGACATTGGAGCCTTGCAGCCATCATGGCCGGACAGGCCCTTGCGCGGATGCGATTATTCGTGCCGGCATCCGCCGTGTCGTCGTCGCGGTGCTGGACCCGAACCCCCTCGTCTCAGGCCAAGGCATTCAAAAGCTTGAAGCCGCCGGGGTGATCGTAGAGACCGGCGTTTGCGAACAGCAAGCGGCGGAGTTGAACCGAATGTTCTTTACCTATATCCGCAAGAATCGGCCTTTTGTGACATTGAAACACGCCATTACCTTAGACGGCAAAATCGCGGTAACCGGTGGCCGTTCGGAAAAAATTACAGGGCCGGATGTTCAGCAAGACGTTCATAAACTGCGCTTGCTGCACGACGCCATTTTGGTCGGTGCACAGACTGTCGCACTCGACAACCCCCGCTTGACCAATCGGTTTGCCGACTCCCCGAGGCAGCCGATCCGTGTCGTATTGGATCGCCATTTACGTATCCCGATAGAGAGCCACGTTATTCAAGTACCTGATGCCCCTACTTGGATTATTGTTGGATCAGGGGTGGATATCGATAGCCGCGGAGCTTTTCCAGAGCACGTCGAAATCCTGCAGCTGGATACGCCCGATGTAGACATTGCCTCAGCATTGGAAGTGCTTGCTGCGCGCAAAGTTTTATCGGTACTGGTGGAAGGCGGCCAAAAAATCAACACCGCTTTCTTGCAAAGCGGTCAAGTAGATGAAATCGCAACGTATATCGCGCCAATCATTCTCGGCGACGAAGGAACGGTTTCCGTATTCGGTGATCTGCACGCCAGTTCAGCGTCGAACGGCGTCCGCTTGGAGACGCAGAAAGTTGAACGAATCGGAACGGATCTGAAGATCATCTCCACCTTAAAGGAGTGACACACATGTTTACAGGCATTATCGAAGAAAAGGGACAGCTCGCGGGCATTAAACGCGGCGCGTCCAGTATGGAAATGACGATACGTGCGCATGTCGTCTTAGAAGAAACAAAAATCGGCGACAGCATTTCAGTAGAAGGCGTGTGCTTAACCGTGACTTCAATGTCGAATGGCCGATTTACGGTGGATGTCATGCCGGAAACCTTTCACGGTACCACACTTTCGTCATTAAGTACCTCTAGCCCCGTCAACCTCGAGCGGGCGATGGCGGCGAACGGCCGTTTTGGTGGGCATCTTGTCGCTGGCCATATCGACGGGGTCGGCAAAATCTTGCGCAAGCGCCCTCAGGAAAATGCATTGTATATCGATATAGCAGCACCCGCTGAATTGCTTGCACAGTCTATTGTCAAAGGGTCTGTCGCGATCGATGGCGTCAGTTTGACGATTTTCGAGCTCAGCGAAAACCATTTGACCGTTTCGCTCATCCCCCATACAGCAGGGGAAACGACTTTAGGTAGCAAAAAAGTAGGCGATTCGGTCAATCTCGAAACCGATATGTTCGGGAAATACGTGCAGCGTTTTATGGAGCATGCGCCAAAACAACCGATGAACGCCGAGTATTTGCGGCGCCACGGATTTTAAAGGAGCAAACCGATGCGAAATACAATCGAAGAAGCAGTAAAGGATTTGCAGGCAGGAAAAGTTGTGATTCTAGTAGATGACGAGTCCAGGGAAAATGAAGGCGATTTTGTTTGTCTCGCGGAGCATGCGACGCCTGAAAACATCAACTTTATGGCAACGCACGGCCGGGGGCTCATCTGCACGCCGGTCTCACCGGATATCGCCTTGCGATTGAAACTCGATCAAATGGTCAGCCACAATACCGATCATCATGAAACGGCGTTTACTGTCAGTATTGACCATAAAGATGCCAAGACAGGAATCAGTGCATTTGAACGGTCGGACACCATTTTGAAGATGCTTGATACGAAAGCCGTGCCGCAAGATTTCAAACGGCCCGGGCATGTCTTTCCGCTCGTCGCGAAGTCAGGCGGCGTGTTCCAGCGCCAAGGCCATACAGAAGCATCCGTTGATTTGGCACGTCTATCCGGCAGTGAGCCGGCAGCAGTCATTTGCGAGATCATGAATGCGGATGGCACGATGTCGCGTATGCCTGATTTAGAAAAATTAGCGGATGCGCTGGAGTTGAAAATCATCACGATCGAAGACCTCTATGCGTATCGCGCGGAGAAAGACCCGATTCTCACAAGGGAATCGAGCGTACACATGCCGACAGATTTCGGCGAATTCCGGATGGTCGGCTATTCCAACCGGCTTGATACAGAAGAGCACGTTGCAATTGTCAAAGGCAATCCGGAATCAGTAGAAGCACCGATTGTGCGCATTCATTCCGAATGTTTGACGGGCGATATTTTCCATTCGCGCCGTTGCGATTGCGGGGCACAATTGGCCAAGTCACTCGAATTGATCGAACAGGCAGGAGCCGGCGTCGTCCTTTATATGAGACAGGAAGGGCGCGGCATCGGCTTGTTGAACAAGCTGAAAGCCTATGAATTGCAGGAACAAGGCTTGGACACTGTCGAAGCGAATGAACAGCTCGGCTTCCCTGCAGAGATGCGCGATTATACTTTATGCGCATTGATGCTGAAGGATCTCGGGGTGTCTCGGGTCCGGCTGTTGACGAATAATCCGGCTAAAACAGACGCATTGATTGAATACGGCATTGAAGTGGAAGAGCGGCTTGCGCTCATCATTCCGCCGACTGAAGACAATACGCAGTATATGAAAACGAAAAAACAACGCATGCATCATCTAATCGACTAAGGAGTGTTTATAATGGAAACAGTTTACGAAGCGAATTTGATCGGGTCAGAGTTAAAAATAGGAATCGTTACAGGCAGGTTCAATGATTTCATCACCTCCCGCCTGTTGGATGGCGCCGTTGATGGTTTGGTGCGCCACGGCGTTAATAAAGACAATATCGATACTGCTTGGGTACCAGGGGCATTTGAATTGCCGCTTGTGGCAAAAAAAATGGCAGAAACGAAAAAATACGATGCCATCATCGCGCTGGGCACGGTCATCCGCGGTTCTACGACACATTACGATTACGTCTGTAATGAAGCAGCGAAAGGCATCGCGCAAGCAGGCATGTCGACAGGCGTCCCAGTCATCTTCGGCGTCTTAACGACAGAGACAATCGAGCAGGCGATTGAACGTGCTGGCACTAAAGCGGGCAACAAAGGCTATGAAGCGGCGGTCTCCGCTGTCGAAATGGGCAATTTGATGAAAGCGTTCGACTGATTAAGAAAAGTAAGGCCGGTTCCAAATCGAGTCAATTGAAGTAGGGAAGGAGCTTGCATTCTTTAATGAATGCAGGCTCTTTTTAGTTTGCAGCAAGGCATCACTTCCATACTAATTGGAAAAGTGGTTAAGTTCGTGGGAAGTTTTATTTGAAGTTAAAGGCAATAGAGCATTGACAATTAACTGAAGTTTTAGAATAATGAAAAAATATTAAGGTATTACCCTTAAATTGGAAAGAGAGGTGGCGCTATTCTGTCATAAGAGACGATCAAATATCGTCATACTTGAGAACGGTTACAAAAAAAGGAGTGAAGAGATGATCTGGGTCCTGTCGTTAAGCCTCATAACGATATTGTCAGTGGTTGCAGGTTTAAGAAAGAAGAGGATAGTCTATTTTTTTGTCCCGTTAGTGTCAATTTTTGCATTCATGCTCATTAAAATCATTATGGTGCCTTTGCCGTTCACGGATACAGTCCGCTTTATTTTTCAGCTTAGGGGATAAGTGAAAACTAGCTGTCTTCAATACCGATAAAAGGGGTGGGAATATTGAGGAAGATCGATAAACGGGAGGCGGATTCTTATTTCCGGATTCGTACCATATTAATCACTATTTATTTGCTGATTGGCTTTACGGCATCTTTCGTCGTGGTGTTTTTCGCAGAACAACTGTCGGAATTTAGCTTTAATGGCATGCCGTTTCATTATTTTATGGGGGCACAAGGAGCTATCTTGATTTTCATCATCTTGCTGTTTACGAACGCCATCATTAACGACCGTATCGATAAGAAGTTCGGGCTGGACCAGGACGAAAAGGAATAAAACGACGGATTTATGGATAAACGACCACAATAAGTTCCTGTATTGATAAAGGGGGAGAAGCAGTGGATTCACAATTTCTCGTATCGCTTTTAA
This is a stretch of genomic DNA from Planococcus maritimus. It encodes these proteins:
- the ribE gene encoding 6,7-dimethyl-8-ribityllumazine synthase — its product is METVYEANLIGSELKIGIVTGRFNDFITSRLLDGAVDGLVRHGVNKDNIDTAWVPGAFELPLVAKKMAETKKYDAIIALGTVIRGSTTHYDYVCNEAAKGIAQAGMSTGVPVIFGVLTTETIEQAIERAGTKAGNKGYEAAVSAVEMGNLMKAFD
- the ribD gene encoding bifunctional diaminohydroxyphosphoribosylaminopyrimidine deaminase/5-amino-6-(5-phosphoribosylamino)uracil reductase RibD translates to MDDQQIMKQALDLAQSAAGQTSPNPLVGSVIVKEGRIIGMGAHLKAGQPHAEIHALNMAGGEAQGADLYVTLEPCSHHGRTGPCADAIIRAGIRRVVVAVLDPNPLVSGQGIQKLEAAGVIVETGVCEQQAAELNRMFFTYIRKNRPFVTLKHAITLDGKIAVTGGRSEKITGPDVQQDVHKLRLLHDAILVGAQTVALDNPRLTNRFADSPRQPIRVVLDRHLRIPIESHVIQVPDAPTWIIVGSGVDIDSRGAFPEHVEILQLDTPDVDIASALEVLAARKVLSVLVEGGQKINTAFLQSGQVDEIATYIAPIILGDEGTVSVFGDLHASSASNGVRLETQKVERIGTDLKIISTLKE
- the ribE gene encoding riboflavin synthase; the protein is MFTGIIEEKGQLAGIKRGASSMEMTIRAHVVLEETKIGDSISVEGVCLTVTSMSNGRFTVDVMPETFHGTTLSSLSTSSPVNLERAMAANGRFGGHLVAGHIDGVGKILRKRPQENALYIDIAAPAELLAQSIVKGSVAIDGVSLTIFELSENHLTVSLIPHTAGETTLGSKKVGDSVNLETDMFGKYVQRFMEHAPKQPMNAEYLRRHGF
- a CDS encoding MarR family winged helix-turn-helix transcriptional regulator, with translation MEFSNQNLKAVTVLIRAADAIHDAIKCDVAGYGLNATEFSVLELLYHQGRQPIQAIGKRVLIASSSITYVVDKLEQKGYVEREACKEDRRVTYALLTGGGQELMKRIFPEHERQMDTLFAGLETEEVTALIEKLKKVGYEAQESNEEKMGNDKERYA
- a CDS encoding ring-cleaving dioxygenase → MNELKGIHHVTAITSSAEKNYEFFTYVLGMRLVKKTVNQDDIQTYHLFFADDKGSAGTDMTFFDFPGIPKGTHGTNEIYKTAFRVPTDEALSYWEKRFDKYEVQHSAITEQFGIQTLSFADFDDQQYMLVSDEHNTGIESGTPWQDGPVPLEFAITGLGPIHIRIERFDYLKEVLEKAMHMREIAEEGPLHLFEMGEGGNGAQVIVEHNADLPAGQQGFGTVHHAAFRVADRKALDEWISHMQKIGFSTSGYVDRFFFESLYARVAPGLLFEWATDGPGFMGDEPYETLGEKLSLPPFLEPKREQIESSVRPIDTVRSIKAIEKEYL
- a CDS encoding DUF4212 domain-containing protein; its protein translation is MRKIDKREADSYFRIRTILITIYLLIGFTASFVVVFFAEQLSEFSFNGMPFHYFMGAQGAILIFIILLFTNAIINDRIDKKFGLDQDEKE
- a CDS encoding bifunctional 3,4-dihydroxy-2-butanone-4-phosphate synthase/GTP cyclohydrolase II — translated: MRNTIEEAVKDLQAGKVVILVDDESRENEGDFVCLAEHATPENINFMATHGRGLICTPVSPDIALRLKLDQMVSHNTDHHETAFTVSIDHKDAKTGISAFERSDTILKMLDTKAVPQDFKRPGHVFPLVAKSGGVFQRQGHTEASVDLARLSGSEPAAVICEIMNADGTMSRMPDLEKLADALELKIITIEDLYAYRAEKDPILTRESSVHMPTDFGEFRMVGYSNRLDTEEHVAIVKGNPESVEAPIVRIHSECLTGDIFHSRRCDCGAQLAKSLELIEQAGAGVVLYMRQEGRGIGLLNKLKAYELQEQGLDTVEANEQLGFPAEMRDYTLCALMLKDLGVSRVRLLTNNPAKTDALIEYGIEVEERLALIIPPTEDNTQYMKTKKQRMHHLID
- a CDS encoding PaaI family thioesterase encodes the protein MYRTGGDFVRNVQNYRQLIEQFENGPYFQLLGFQIDWVEYGKASLRLEKITANDNMQNMLHGGAIMSGLDIVMGLASRSLGSDAVSTIQMEVRFIKSLAEGTAIFQAELLHQTNSTAILAGRVVSDRDELLAHSTGTFKL
- a CDS encoding TIGR04104 family putative zinc finger protein — protein: MPKCQNCGTTWTWVQCVCRLVTLGDSLTCPSCRQDQFLTVKARKKTSLFVFIAPLLMFISVAFGIEPFASLALFLATFLVVLGIFPFLIELTDERGPMW